The following are encoded together in the Lepidochelys kempii isolate rLepKem1 chromosome 7, rLepKem1.hap2, whole genome shotgun sequence genome:
- the LOC140914606 gene encoding neurotrypsin-like isoform X2 — translation MEIPKALKCLTLLLSLLPCLRCVEALLGSQPSQNHLQSAGSGLCGIGPLGYYNGSLAVTESGSECLNWAEFPDYVQQYPDRGLGNHNYCRNPDGGATPWCFYRLASGVIGWASCDCNQGAVRLSEGGRVELYFSGLWGTICADHWTDWDASVVCRQLGVSEIGTARKNFLAAWGPVPLRLQSANCHGDEKALLQCGYQEAASGACNQGIAAAECVPPAGAGAPLRLAGGKESFAGRVEVYHDGKWGTICDDQWDDRDAEVVCRQLGFSGTPKAFSWAHYGQGSGPILLDEVECSGNELSLDQCKKNNWGQQNCDHIEDAGVSCDPFTEGTVRLAGGRTPSEGRVEVYYRGDWGTVCDDGWTALNAQVVCRQLGFSGPASLASEGEYTLGQGFILLDDMACTGTEFSLLDCPHSNWGQHDCSHAEDVGVRCSPETNKIIEGTAGPPVRLADGESTKEGRVEVFLNGQWGSVCDDGWTDRDAAVVCRQLGYSGAAKARTMAYFGEGHGPIHLDNVECSGTERTLGECATPHSGIHNCWHSEDAGVICDYMEEKAQDTRHAGSASGTCGRRLLYRRKKRIIGGDKSLRGGWPWQASLRLQGFHRDTRLLCGATLIHSCWVLTAAHCFKRFGTDVRRYRLRVGDYHTGVREAFEREMPIERIVLHRNYRSSSNDNDIALVRMRGRGSHCLSFNHHVLPICLPDRKEKAAINSQACIISGWGDTGKSYSRTLLQGAVPLLPREDCEARYRGKFTNRMICAGNLSEDKRVDSCQGDSGGPLMCQRSTGRWVILGIISWGYGCGRKDSPGVYTKVSKFVPWIKKVTKL, via the exons atggagattcccaaAGCTCTCAAGTGCCTGACCCTGCTGCTGAGTTTGTTACCCTGCCTCAGATGTGTGGAg GCTCTCCTGGGATCGCAGCCCAGCCAAAACCATTTGCAGAGTGCAG GGTCCGGCTTGTGTGGCATTGGGCCCCTCGGGTATTACAATGGCTCATTGGCTGTCACTGAGTCTGGGTCGGAGTGTTTGAACTGGGCAGAGTTCCCTGATTATGTCCAGCAGTACCCAGACAGGGGCTTAGGGAACCACAACTACTGCAGAAATCCAGACGGGGGAGCCACGCCTTGGTGCTTCTACCGGCTTGCTTCTGGAGTGATTGGCTGGGCCAGCTGTGACTGTAATCAGG GTGCTGTGCGGCTGTCTGAAGGTGGCAGGGTGGAGCTGTACTTCAGCGGACTCTGGGGTACCATCTGTGCTGACCATTGGACAGACTGGGATGCCAGCGTGGTCTGCAGGCAGCTGGGAGTCAG TGAGATAGGCACAGCTAGGAAGAACTTCCTTGCTGCCTGGGGGCCGGTTCCCCTCCGTCTGCAGTCAGCAAACTGCCATGGGGATGAGAAGGCCCTGCTGCAGTGTGGCTACCAGGAGGCTGCGTCCGGAGCCTGTAACCAGGGAATCGCAGCAGCGGAGTGCGTTCCTCCTGCAG GTGCTGGTGCCCCGCTGCGGCtggctgggggaaaggagagCTTCGCGGGGCGAGTGGAGGTCTACCACGACGGCAAGTGGGGCACCATCTGTGATGACCAATGGGACGACCGGGATGCCGAGGTGGTTTGCAGGCAACTGGGGTTCAG TGGGACTCCAAAGGCCTTCTCGTGGGCTCACTATGGGCAGGGATCCGGCCCAATCCTGCTGGATGAAGTGGAGTGCTCAGGGAACGAGTTGTCACTGGACCAGTGCAAGAAGAATAACTGGGGACAGCAAAACTGTGATCACATTGAGGATGCAGGAGTGTCCTGTGACCCCTTCACAG AGGGCACAGTCAGGCTGGCAGGAGGCCGCACCCCCAGCGAAGGGAGGGTGGAGGTTTATTACAGGGGAGACTGGGGCACGGTGTGTGATGACGGCTGGACGGCTCTCAATGCCCAGGTGGTCTGCAGGCAGCTGGGCTTCAG TGGCCCTGCCAGCCTGGCATCTGAGGGGGAGTACACACTTGGCCAAGGCTTTATCCTTCTGGACGACATGGCTTGTACAGGCACAGAGTTCTCTCTCCTGGACTGTCCACACAGCAACTGGGGGCAGCATGACTGCTCGCATGCCGAGGATGTGGGGGTCCGATGCTCCCCTGAAACCAACAAGATCATTGAAGGCACTGCTG GGCCCCCTGTGCGGCTGGCGGATGGAGAGAGCACCAAGGAGGGGCGGGTAGAGGTGTTCCTGAATGGGCAGTGGGGCAGTGTCTGTGACGATGGCTGGACAGACAGGGATGCAGCTGTGGTTTGCAGGCAGCTGGGTTACAG CGGCGCAGCAAAAGCCAGGACGATGGCATATTTTGGGGAGGGGCATGGCCCGATCCATCTAGACAACGTGGAGTGCAGTGGCACAGAGCGCACACTGGGGGAATGCGCCACACCCCATAGTGGGATTCACAACTGCTGGCACAGTGAAGATGCTGGTGTGATCTGCGACTATATGGAAGAGAAGGCCCAAGACACCAGACACGCAG GTTCAGCATCTGGCACGTGTGGGAGGCGCTTGCTTTACCGTCGCAAGAAAAGGATAATTGGTGGAGACAAGTCCCTCAG AGGTGGTTGGCCATGGCAGGCCTCACTGCGGCTACAGGGGTTTCACAGAGACACTCGTCTGCTGTGTGGAGCCACACTGATCCACAGCTGCTGGGTCCTGACTGCAGCGCACTGCTTCAAAag GTTTGGCACTGATGTGCGCCGCTACCGGCTGCGGGTAGGCGATTACCACACAGGCGTGAGGGAGGCGTTTGAGAGGGAGATGCCCATCGAGAGGATCGTCCTTCACAGGAACTACCGGTCCAGCAGCAATGACAATGATATTGCCCTGGTCAGGATGCGGGGCAGGGGTAGCCACTGCCTCTCCTTCAATCACCATGTCCTGCCCATCTGCCTCCCTGACAGGAAGGAGAAGGCTGCCATTAACAGTCAGGCCTGCATTATCTCCGGCTGGGGAGACACAG GGAAGTCCTATTCAAGAACATTGCTTCAGGGGGCAGTGCCCCTTCTCCCAAGAGAAGATTGTGAGGCTCGTTACAGGGGCAAGTTTACTAACCGCATGATCTGTGCTGGAAACCTCTCTGAAGATAAGCGGGTGGACAGCTGCCAGGGTGACAGCGGTGGGCCGCTCATGTGTCAGAGATCAACTGGACGCTGGGTCATTCTGGGGATCATTTCCTGGGGTTATGGGTGTGGCCGGAAGGACTCCCCTGGAGTTTACACTAAGGTCAGCAAATTTGTGCCCTGGATCAAGAAAGTGACCAAGCTATAA
- the LOC140914606 gene encoding neurotrypsin-like isoform X1 produces MEIPKALKCLTLLLSLLPCLRCVEALLGSQPSQNHLQSAGSGLCGIGPLGYYNGSLAVTESGSECLNWAEFPDYVQQYPDRGLGNHNYCRNPDGGATPWCFYRLASGVIGWASCDCNQGAVRLSEGGRVELYFSGLWGTICADHWTDWDASVVCRQLGVSEIGTARKNFLAAWGPVPLRLQSANCHGDEKALLQCGYQEAASGACNQGIAAAECVPPAEQVLVPRCGWLGERRASRGEWRSTTTASGAPSVMTNGTTGMPRWFAGNWGSVGLQRPSRGLTMGRDPAQSCWMKWSAQGTSCHWTSARRITGDSKTVITLRMQECPVTPSQRAQSGWQEAAPPAKGGWRFITGETGARCVMTAGRLSMPRWSAGSWASVALPAWHLRGSTHLAKALSFWTTWLVQAQSSLSWTVHTATGGSMTARMPRMWGSDAPLKPTRSLKALLLSVQVPSLTRCVSLCYDHWAYSRAGPPVRLADGESTKEGRVEVFLNGQWGSVCDDGWTDRDAAVVCRQLGYSGAAKARTMAYFGEGHGPIHLDNVECSGTERTLGECATPHSGIHNCWHSEDAGVICDYMEEKAQDTRHAGSASGTCGRRLLYRRKKRIIGGDKSLRGGWPWQASLRLQGFHRDTRLLCGATLIHSCWVLTAAHCFKRFGTDVRRYRLRVGDYHTGVREAFEREMPIERIVLHRNYRSSSNDNDIALVRMRGRGSHCLSFNHHVLPICLPDRKEKAAINSQACIISGWGDTGKSYSRTLLQGAVPLLPREDCEARYRGKFTNRMICAGNLSEDKRVDSCQGDSGGPLMCQRSTGRWVILGIISWGYGCGRKDSPGVYTKVSKFVPWIKKVTKL; encoded by the exons atggagattcccaaAGCTCTCAAGTGCCTGACCCTGCTGCTGAGTTTGTTACCCTGCCTCAGATGTGTGGAg GCTCTCCTGGGATCGCAGCCCAGCCAAAACCATTTGCAGAGTGCAG GGTCCGGCTTGTGTGGCATTGGGCCCCTCGGGTATTACAATGGCTCATTGGCTGTCACTGAGTCTGGGTCGGAGTGTTTGAACTGGGCAGAGTTCCCTGATTATGTCCAGCAGTACCCAGACAGGGGCTTAGGGAACCACAACTACTGCAGAAATCCAGACGGGGGAGCCACGCCTTGGTGCTTCTACCGGCTTGCTTCTGGAGTGATTGGCTGGGCCAGCTGTGACTGTAATCAGG GTGCTGTGCGGCTGTCTGAAGGTGGCAGGGTGGAGCTGTACTTCAGCGGACTCTGGGGTACCATCTGTGCTGACCATTGGACAGACTGGGATGCCAGCGTGGTCTGCAGGCAGCTGGGAGTCAG TGAGATAGGCACAGCTAGGAAGAACTTCCTTGCTGCCTGGGGGCCGGTTCCCCTCCGTCTGCAGTCAGCAAACTGCCATGGGGATGAGAAGGCCCTGCTGCAGTGTGGCTACCAGGAGGCTGCGTCCGGAGCCTGTAACCAGGGAATCGCAGCAGCGGAGTGCGTTCCTCCTGCAG AGCAGGTGCTGGTGCCCCGCTGCGGCtggctgggggaaaggagagCTTCGCGGGGCGAGTGGAGGTCTACCACGACGGCAAGTGGGGCACCATCTGTGATGACCAATGGGACGACCGGGATGCCGAGGTGGTTTGCAGGCAACTGGGGTTCAG TGGGACTCCAAAGGCCTTCTCGTGGGCTCACTATGGGCAGGGATCCGGCCCAATCCTGCTGGATGAAGTGGAGTGCTCAGGGAACGAGTTGTCACTGGACCAGTGCAAGAAGAATAACTGGGGACAGCAAAACTGTGATCACATTGAGGATGCAGGAGTGTCCTGTGACCCCTTCACAG AGGGCACAGTCAGGCTGGCAGGAGGCCGCACCCCCAGCGAAGGGAGGGTGGAGGTTTATTACAGGGGAGACTGGGGCACGGTGTGTGATGACGGCTGGACGGCTCTCAATGCCCAGGTGGTCTGCAGGCAGCTGGGCTTCAG TGGCCCTGCCAGCCTGGCATCTGAGGGGGAGTACACACTTGGCCAAGGCTTTATCCTTCTGGACGACATGGCTTGTACAGGCACAGAGTTCTCTCTCCTGGACTGTCCACACAGCAACTGGGGGCAGCATGACTGCTCGCATGCCGAGGATGTGGGGGTCCGATGCTCCCCTGAAACCAACAAGATCATTGAAGGCACTGCTG CTTTCTGTCCAGGTCCCAAGTCTCACTCGATGCGTTTCCCTTTGTTATGATCACTGGGCTTATTCTCGTGCAGGGCCCCCTGTGCGGCTGGCGGATGGAGAGAGCACCAAGGAGGGGCGGGTAGAGGTGTTCCTGAATGGGCAGTGGGGCAGTGTCTGTGACGATGGCTGGACAGACAGGGATGCAGCTGTGGTTTGCAGGCAGCTGGGTTACAG CGGCGCAGCAAAAGCCAGGACGATGGCATATTTTGGGGAGGGGCATGGCCCGATCCATCTAGACAACGTGGAGTGCAGTGGCACAGAGCGCACACTGGGGGAATGCGCCACACCCCATAGTGGGATTCACAACTGCTGGCACAGTGAAGATGCTGGTGTGATCTGCGACTATATGGAAGAGAAGGCCCAAGACACCAGACACGCAG GTTCAGCATCTGGCACGTGTGGGAGGCGCTTGCTTTACCGTCGCAAGAAAAGGATAATTGGTGGAGACAAGTCCCTCAG AGGTGGTTGGCCATGGCAGGCCTCACTGCGGCTACAGGGGTTTCACAGAGACACTCGTCTGCTGTGTGGAGCCACACTGATCCACAGCTGCTGGGTCCTGACTGCAGCGCACTGCTTCAAAag GTTTGGCACTGATGTGCGCCGCTACCGGCTGCGGGTAGGCGATTACCACACAGGCGTGAGGGAGGCGTTTGAGAGGGAGATGCCCATCGAGAGGATCGTCCTTCACAGGAACTACCGGTCCAGCAGCAATGACAATGATATTGCCCTGGTCAGGATGCGGGGCAGGGGTAGCCACTGCCTCTCCTTCAATCACCATGTCCTGCCCATCTGCCTCCCTGACAGGAAGGAGAAGGCTGCCATTAACAGTCAGGCCTGCATTATCTCCGGCTGGGGAGACACAG GGAAGTCCTATTCAAGAACATTGCTTCAGGGGGCAGTGCCCCTTCTCCCAAGAGAAGATTGTGAGGCTCGTTACAGGGGCAAGTTTACTAACCGCATGATCTGTGCTGGAAACCTCTCTGAAGATAAGCGGGTGGACAGCTGCCAGGGTGACAGCGGTGGGCCGCTCATGTGTCAGAGATCAACTGGACGCTGGGTCATTCTGGGGATCATTTCCTGGGGTTATGGGTGTGGCCGGAAGGACTCCCCTGGAGTTTACACTAAGGTCAGCAAATTTGTGCCCTGGATCAAGAAAGTGACCAAGCTATAA
- the LOC140914606 gene encoding neurotrypsin-like isoform X4 encodes MEIPKALKCLTLLLSLLPCLRCVEALLGSQPSQNHLQSAGSGLCGIGPLGYYNGSLAVTESGSECLNWAEFPDYVQQYPDRGLGNHNYCRNPDGGATPWCFYRLASGVIGWASCDCNQGAVRLSEGGRVELYFSGLWGTICADHWTDWDASVVCRQLGVSEIGTARKNFLAAWGPVPLRLQSANCHGDEKALLQCGYQEAASGACNQGIAAAECVPPAEQVLVPRCGWLGERRASRGEWRSTTTASGAPSVMTNGTTGMPRWFAGNWGSVGLQRPSRGLTMGRDPAQSCWMKWSAQGTSCHWTSARRITGDSKTVITLRMQECPVTPSQRAQSGWQEAAPPAKGGWRFITGETGARCVMTAGRLSMPRWSAGSWASVALPAWHLRGSTHLAKALSFWTTWLVQAQSSLSWTVHTATGGSMTARMPRMWGSDAPLKPTRSLKALLLSVQVPSLTRCVSLCYDHWAYSRAGPPVRLADGESTKEGRVEVFLNGQWGSVCDDGWTDRDAAVVCRQLGYSGAAKARTMAYFGEGHGPIHLDNVECSGTERTLGECATPHSGIHNCWHSEDAGVICDYMEEKAQDTRHAGSASGTCGRRLLYRRKKRIIGGDKSLRGGWPWQASLRLQGFHRDTRLLCGATLIHSCWVLTAAHCFKRFGTDVRRYRLRVGDYHTGVREAFEREMPIERIVLHRNYRSSSNDNDIALVRMRGRGSHCLSFNHHVLPICLPDRKEKAAINSQACIISGWGDTDPNTPSD; translated from the exons atggagattcccaaAGCTCTCAAGTGCCTGACCCTGCTGCTGAGTTTGTTACCCTGCCTCAGATGTGTGGAg GCTCTCCTGGGATCGCAGCCCAGCCAAAACCATTTGCAGAGTGCAG GGTCCGGCTTGTGTGGCATTGGGCCCCTCGGGTATTACAATGGCTCATTGGCTGTCACTGAGTCTGGGTCGGAGTGTTTGAACTGGGCAGAGTTCCCTGATTATGTCCAGCAGTACCCAGACAGGGGCTTAGGGAACCACAACTACTGCAGAAATCCAGACGGGGGAGCCACGCCTTGGTGCTTCTACCGGCTTGCTTCTGGAGTGATTGGCTGGGCCAGCTGTGACTGTAATCAGG GTGCTGTGCGGCTGTCTGAAGGTGGCAGGGTGGAGCTGTACTTCAGCGGACTCTGGGGTACCATCTGTGCTGACCATTGGACAGACTGGGATGCCAGCGTGGTCTGCAGGCAGCTGGGAGTCAG TGAGATAGGCACAGCTAGGAAGAACTTCCTTGCTGCCTGGGGGCCGGTTCCCCTCCGTCTGCAGTCAGCAAACTGCCATGGGGATGAGAAGGCCCTGCTGCAGTGTGGCTACCAGGAGGCTGCGTCCGGAGCCTGTAACCAGGGAATCGCAGCAGCGGAGTGCGTTCCTCCTGCAG AGCAGGTGCTGGTGCCCCGCTGCGGCtggctgggggaaaggagagCTTCGCGGGGCGAGTGGAGGTCTACCACGACGGCAAGTGGGGCACCATCTGTGATGACCAATGGGACGACCGGGATGCCGAGGTGGTTTGCAGGCAACTGGGGTTCAG TGGGACTCCAAAGGCCTTCTCGTGGGCTCACTATGGGCAGGGATCCGGCCCAATCCTGCTGGATGAAGTGGAGTGCTCAGGGAACGAGTTGTCACTGGACCAGTGCAAGAAGAATAACTGGGGACAGCAAAACTGTGATCACATTGAGGATGCAGGAGTGTCCTGTGACCCCTTCACAG AGGGCACAGTCAGGCTGGCAGGAGGCCGCACCCCCAGCGAAGGGAGGGTGGAGGTTTATTACAGGGGAGACTGGGGCACGGTGTGTGATGACGGCTGGACGGCTCTCAATGCCCAGGTGGTCTGCAGGCAGCTGGGCTTCAG TGGCCCTGCCAGCCTGGCATCTGAGGGGGAGTACACACTTGGCCAAGGCTTTATCCTTCTGGACGACATGGCTTGTACAGGCACAGAGTTCTCTCTCCTGGACTGTCCACACAGCAACTGGGGGCAGCATGACTGCTCGCATGCCGAGGATGTGGGGGTCCGATGCTCCCCTGAAACCAACAAGATCATTGAAGGCACTGCTG CTTTCTGTCCAGGTCCCAAGTCTCACTCGATGCGTTTCCCTTTGTTATGATCACTGGGCTTATTCTCGTGCAGGGCCCCCTGTGCGGCTGGCGGATGGAGAGAGCACCAAGGAGGGGCGGGTAGAGGTGTTCCTGAATGGGCAGTGGGGCAGTGTCTGTGACGATGGCTGGACAGACAGGGATGCAGCTGTGGTTTGCAGGCAGCTGGGTTACAG CGGCGCAGCAAAAGCCAGGACGATGGCATATTTTGGGGAGGGGCATGGCCCGATCCATCTAGACAACGTGGAGTGCAGTGGCACAGAGCGCACACTGGGGGAATGCGCCACACCCCATAGTGGGATTCACAACTGCTGGCACAGTGAAGATGCTGGTGTGATCTGCGACTATATGGAAGAGAAGGCCCAAGACACCAGACACGCAG GTTCAGCATCTGGCACGTGTGGGAGGCGCTTGCTTTACCGTCGCAAGAAAAGGATAATTGGTGGAGACAAGTCCCTCAG AGGTGGTTGGCCATGGCAGGCCTCACTGCGGCTACAGGGGTTTCACAGAGACACTCGTCTGCTGTGTGGAGCCACACTGATCCACAGCTGCTGGGTCCTGACTGCAGCGCACTGCTTCAAAag GTTTGGCACTGATGTGCGCCGCTACCGGCTGCGGGTAGGCGATTACCACACAGGCGTGAGGGAGGCGTTTGAGAGGGAGATGCCCATCGAGAGGATCGTCCTTCACAGGAACTACCGGTCCAGCAGCAATGACAATGATATTGCCCTGGTCAGGATGCGGGGCAGGGGTAGCCACTGCCTCTCCTTCAATCACCATGTCCTGCCCATCTGCCTCCCTGACAGGAAGGAGAAGGCTGCCATTAACAGTCAGGCCTGCATTATCTCCGGCTGGGGAGACACAG accccaacacaccaagtgactga
- the LOC140914606 gene encoding neurotrypsin-like isoform X3 encodes MEIPKALKCLTLLLSLLPCLRCVEALLGSQPSQNHLQSAGSGLCGIGPLGYYNGSLAVTESGSECLNWAEFPDYVQQYPDRGLGNHNYCRNPDGGATPWCFYRLASGVIGWASCDCNQGAVRLSEGGRVELYFSGLWGTICADHWTDWDASVVCRQLGVSEIGTARKNFLAAWGPVPLRLQSANCHGDEKALLQCGYQEAASGACNQGIAAAECVPPAGAGAPLRLAGGKESFAGRVEVYHDGKWGTICDDQWDDRDAEVVCRQLGFSGTPKAFSWAHYGQGSGPILLDEVECSGNELSLDQCKKNNWGQQNCDHIEDAGVSCDPFTVALPAWHLRGSTHLAKALSFWTTWLVQAQSSLSWTVHTATGGSMTARMPRMWGSDAPLKPTRSLKALLLSVQVPSLTRCVSLCYDHWAYSRAGPPVRLADGESTKEGRVEVFLNGQWGSVCDDGWTDRDAAVVCRQLGYSGAAKARTMAYFGEGHGPIHLDNVECSGTERTLGECATPHSGIHNCWHSEDAGVICDYMEEKAQDTRHAGSASGTCGRRLLYRRKKRIIGGDKSLRGGWPWQASLRLQGFHRDTRLLCGATLIHSCWVLTAAHCFKRFGTDVRRYRLRVGDYHTGVREAFEREMPIERIVLHRNYRSSSNDNDIALVRMRGRGSHCLSFNHHVLPICLPDRKEKAAINSQACIISGWGDTGKSYSRTLLQGAVPLLPREDCEARYRGKFTNRMICAGNLSEDKRVDSCQGDSGGPLMCQRSTGRWVILGIISWGYGCGRKDSPGVYTKVSKFVPWIKKVTKL; translated from the exons atggagattcccaaAGCTCTCAAGTGCCTGACCCTGCTGCTGAGTTTGTTACCCTGCCTCAGATGTGTGGAg GCTCTCCTGGGATCGCAGCCCAGCCAAAACCATTTGCAGAGTGCAG GGTCCGGCTTGTGTGGCATTGGGCCCCTCGGGTATTACAATGGCTCATTGGCTGTCACTGAGTCTGGGTCGGAGTGTTTGAACTGGGCAGAGTTCCCTGATTATGTCCAGCAGTACCCAGACAGGGGCTTAGGGAACCACAACTACTGCAGAAATCCAGACGGGGGAGCCACGCCTTGGTGCTTCTACCGGCTTGCTTCTGGAGTGATTGGCTGGGCCAGCTGTGACTGTAATCAGG GTGCTGTGCGGCTGTCTGAAGGTGGCAGGGTGGAGCTGTACTTCAGCGGACTCTGGGGTACCATCTGTGCTGACCATTGGACAGACTGGGATGCCAGCGTGGTCTGCAGGCAGCTGGGAGTCAG TGAGATAGGCACAGCTAGGAAGAACTTCCTTGCTGCCTGGGGGCCGGTTCCCCTCCGTCTGCAGTCAGCAAACTGCCATGGGGATGAGAAGGCCCTGCTGCAGTGTGGCTACCAGGAGGCTGCGTCCGGAGCCTGTAACCAGGGAATCGCAGCAGCGGAGTGCGTTCCTCCTGCAG GTGCTGGTGCCCCGCTGCGGCtggctgggggaaaggagagCTTCGCGGGGCGAGTGGAGGTCTACCACGACGGCAAGTGGGGCACCATCTGTGATGACCAATGGGACGACCGGGATGCCGAGGTGGTTTGCAGGCAACTGGGGTTCAG TGGGACTCCAAAGGCCTTCTCGTGGGCTCACTATGGGCAGGGATCCGGCCCAATCCTGCTGGATGAAGTGGAGTGCTCAGGGAACGAGTTGTCACTGGACCAGTGCAAGAAGAATAACTGGGGACAGCAAAACTGTGATCACATTGAGGATGCAGGAGTGTCCTGTGACCCCTTCACAG TGGCCCTGCCAGCCTGGCATCTGAGGGGGAGTACACACTTGGCCAAGGCTTTATCCTTCTGGACGACATGGCTTGTACAGGCACAGAGTTCTCTCTCCTGGACTGTCCACACAGCAACTGGGGGCAGCATGACTGCTCGCATGCCGAGGATGTGGGGGTCCGATGCTCCCCTGAAACCAACAAGATCATTGAAGGCACTGCTG CTTTCTGTCCAGGTCCCAAGTCTCACTCGATGCGTTTCCCTTTGTTATGATCACTGGGCTTATTCTCGTGCAGGGCCCCCTGTGCGGCTGGCGGATGGAGAGAGCACCAAGGAGGGGCGGGTAGAGGTGTTCCTGAATGGGCAGTGGGGCAGTGTCTGTGACGATGGCTGGACAGACAGGGATGCAGCTGTGGTTTGCAGGCAGCTGGGTTACAG CGGCGCAGCAAAAGCCAGGACGATGGCATATTTTGGGGAGGGGCATGGCCCGATCCATCTAGACAACGTGGAGTGCAGTGGCACAGAGCGCACACTGGGGGAATGCGCCACACCCCATAGTGGGATTCACAACTGCTGGCACAGTGAAGATGCTGGTGTGATCTGCGACTATATGGAAGAGAAGGCCCAAGACACCAGACACGCAG GTTCAGCATCTGGCACGTGTGGGAGGCGCTTGCTTTACCGTCGCAAGAAAAGGATAATTGGTGGAGACAAGTCCCTCAG AGGTGGTTGGCCATGGCAGGCCTCACTGCGGCTACAGGGGTTTCACAGAGACACTCGTCTGCTGTGTGGAGCCACACTGATCCACAGCTGCTGGGTCCTGACTGCAGCGCACTGCTTCAAAag GTTTGGCACTGATGTGCGCCGCTACCGGCTGCGGGTAGGCGATTACCACACAGGCGTGAGGGAGGCGTTTGAGAGGGAGATGCCCATCGAGAGGATCGTCCTTCACAGGAACTACCGGTCCAGCAGCAATGACAATGATATTGCCCTGGTCAGGATGCGGGGCAGGGGTAGCCACTGCCTCTCCTTCAATCACCATGTCCTGCCCATCTGCCTCCCTGACAGGAAGGAGAAGGCTGCCATTAACAGTCAGGCCTGCATTATCTCCGGCTGGGGAGACACAG GGAAGTCCTATTCAAGAACATTGCTTCAGGGGGCAGTGCCCCTTCTCCCAAGAGAAGATTGTGAGGCTCGTTACAGGGGCAAGTTTACTAACCGCATGATCTGTGCTGGAAACCTCTCTGAAGATAAGCGGGTGGACAGCTGCCAGGGTGACAGCGGTGGGCCGCTCATGTGTCAGAGATCAACTGGACGCTGGGTCATTCTGGGGATCATTTCCTGGGGTTATGGGTGTGGCCGGAAGGACTCCCCTGGAGTTTACACTAAGGTCAGCAAATTTGTGCCCTGGATCAAGAAAGTGACCAAGCTATAA